Within the Emticicia oligotrophica DSM 17448 genome, the region AAAATATGAGTTCGTTTGATAAAGCCGAAATTATATTAAAGGCATTTCAAAAACACTTTGAAGAGTTTGAAGAACATTTTTCAGTTATTGACGAAGAGTTTATCAGAATTAGATAAAAATATCTCATAAAAGAGATGAATAATAATATGCAATACGACGTAGTAGTAATAGGCTCAGGGCCTGGTGGATATGTGGCGGCGATTCGTTCGGCACAATTAGGCAAAAAAGTTGCCATCATCGAAAAATATAATGTTCTGGGGGGAACATGTCTGAACGTTGGATGTATTCCATCAAAAGCCCTCCTCGATTCTTCTGAGCATTTTTATAATGCTACACACCATTTCGCTGACCACGGTATTGAGATTTCTGCTCCAGTAGCAAATCTTGGTAAAATGATTGGCCGTAAAAATGGTGTTGTTGAGAAAATGAATGCTGGTGTAAACTTCTTGATGAAGAAAAACAAGATTACGGTTTACAACGGACTAGGTTCATTCGTTGACAAAAACACCATCAAAATCACTAAAACTGATGGTTCAGAAGAAACCATTACTACCCAACAAGTAATCATTGCCACTGGCTCGAAACCTACGATTCTTCCTTTCATGAATTATGATAAGAAAAGAATCATTACGAGTACTGAAGCCTTGAATCTTCAAGAAATTCCGAAGCACTTAATCGTAATTGGTGCGGGTGTAATTGGTGCTGAATTAGGCTCGGTTTACGCTCGTTTAGGTGCGAAAGTTTCATTTGTAGAATTTGCCGATTCGATGATTCCGACAATGGATAAAACCATGGGTAAAGAACTACAAAAATCTGTTAAGAAACTCGGTGCTGATTTTTATTTCAATACGAAAGTAACGAAAATTGAAAATTCAGGCGAAGAAGTAACCGTAACTGCAGAAGCTACCGACGGAAAACCAGTTGAAATCAAAGGTGATTATTGCTTGGTTTGTATCGGGCGTAGAGCTTACACTGATGGCTTAAACTTAGAAGCTGTTGGGGTTGCTACAGACCGTGGTAAAATTGTGGTTGACGAACACACTTTGGAAACAAATGTGAAAGGCATTTATGCCATTGGTGATGTGATTCGCGGGGCGATGCTTGCTCATAAAGCTGAAGAAGAAGGTGTTTTTGTAGCAGAAGTAATGGCTGGACAAAAACCACATATCAATTATAACCTAATTCCGGGTGTAGTTTATACTTGGCCAGAAGTAGCTTCAGTTGGTTCAACCGAAGAAGAACTCAAAACTAAAGGTGTAGCTTATAAAACTGGTAATTTCCCATTCAAAGCATTGGGTCGTGCAACTGCTAGTGGTGATACTGATGGTTTAGTGAAAATCTTAGCTGATGCTGCTACTGACGAGATTTTGGGCGTTCATATTATCGGAGCAAGAGCTGCCGATATGATTGCTGAAGCCGTAACAGCCATGGAATTTAGAGCAAGTGCTGAAGACATCGGTCGTATTTCGCACGCTCACCCAACTTATATGGAAGCAGTAAAAGAGGCCGCATTATCTGCTACTGCCAACCGTGCGATTCACTCGTAAGAAATAATCAATCAATTAAGTATAGAAAAGCCTTCTGCAAAAGCGGAAGGCTTTTTATTTGCTATCTTTTCCAAGCTGTATTTATTAAATTTGCAAGCCGATAAATTTTAAAGCATGCAAAAACTCATCGAAAATTCGCCAATCAAGTGGCATCATATACTTTTTTATAGTCTTTTAGTAGC harbors:
- the lpdA gene encoding dihydrolipoyl dehydrogenase, whose product is MQYDVVVIGSGPGGYVAAIRSAQLGKKVAIIEKYNVLGGTCLNVGCIPSKALLDSSEHFYNATHHFADHGIEISAPVANLGKMIGRKNGVVEKMNAGVNFLMKKNKITVYNGLGSFVDKNTIKITKTDGSEETITTQQVIIATGSKPTILPFMNYDKKRIITSTEALNLQEIPKHLIVIGAGVIGAELGSVYARLGAKVSFVEFADSMIPTMDKTMGKELQKSVKKLGADFYFNTKVTKIENSGEEVTVTAEATDGKPVEIKGDYCLVCIGRRAYTDGLNLEAVGVATDRGKIVVDEHTLETNVKGIYAIGDVIRGAMLAHKAEEEGVFVAEVMAGQKPHINYNLIPGVVYTWPEVASVGSTEEELKTKGVAYKTGNFPFKALGRATASGDTDGLVKILADAATDEILGVHIIGARAADMIAEAVTAMEFRASAEDIGRISHAHPTYMEAVKEAALSATANRAIHS